From the genome of Papaver somniferum cultivar HN1 chromosome 2, ASM357369v1, whole genome shotgun sequence, one region includes:
- the LOC113352664 gene encoding RING-H2 finger protein ATL33-like: protein MGSLQQPPPPPEMPRTNLSPFYYGLVVIGSTAIILAIHNIFVVGWCISRRGRQPRQIPIDLPLPVITSQIFNRDSSSLLISTFKNKKEGKDDECVICLSSYEDGQDVRQLSRCKHSFHASCIDMWLFSHSDFPICRTTSGNASNNHASTSIVCENGSPFSRTNVVSRPAGVPEKNRACRLLSWYTEGEIVADVVIAEADPKKLIHGMPIGFGAYKVSVKGSRVDDALLYRQTNELKCIHDVIGTYISWAKDLILLDYPSDFLIFFGSVSGNFLLLLLFFCVTGYFEWSNGLVFE, encoded by the exons ATGGGATCTCTACAgcaaccaccacctcctccggaGATGCCACGAACTAACTTATCTCCTTTCTATTACGGTCTAGTCGTGATAGGTTCCACGGCAATTATTCTTGCAATACATAACATCTTTGTCGTTGGATGGTGCATATCTCGTCGCGGAAGACAACCACGTCAAATCCCTATTGATCTACCACTACCGGTAATCACTAGCCAGATTTTCAATAGAGACTCGAGTTCGCTACTAATTTCTACATTCAAAAATAAGAAAGAAGGGAAGGATGATGAGTGTGTTATATGCTTATCGAGTTACGAAGATGGTCAAGATGTTCGACAGTTGTCTAGGTGTAAACATTCATTTCATGCTTCTTGTATAGATATGTGGCTCTTCTCTCATTCAGACTTCCCAATTTGTCGAACAACC TCTGGAAATGCCAGTAACAACCATGCTAGCACTAGCATTGTCTGTGAAAATGGCAGTCCATTTAGCAGAACAAATGTGGTTTCACGGCCAGCGGGAGTGCCAGAGAAGAATAGAGCTTGCAGGTTACTCAGTTGGTACACTGAGGGCGAGATTGTGGCTGATGTAGTTATTGCTGAAGCAGATCCAAAGAAGTTAATCCATGGAATGCCAATAGGTTTTGGAGCTTACAAGGTATCTGTGAAAGGTTCTCGTGTGGATGATGCTCTTCTCTACAGGCAAACCAATGAGTTGAAGTGTATCCATGATGTTATAGGAACTTACATCTCATGGGCCAAGGATCTGATATTGCTTGACTATCCATCTgacttcttaatcttctttgGGAGTGTTTCAGGAAACTTTCTTCTTTTGCTGCTCTTTTTTTGCGTCACTGGATATTTTGAATGGTCAAACGGTTTAGTGTTTGAATGA